In Populus trichocarpa isolate Nisqually-1 chromosome 16, P.trichocarpa_v4.1, whole genome shotgun sequence, a genomic segment contains:
- the LOC7468988 gene encoding zeatin O-glucosyltransferase, with product MANQQDPPSHGINDLTKQAQVVVVMVPLPAQGHLNQLLQLSRLILSHNIPVHYVGATTHNRQAKQRVHGWDPNAAANIHFHDIEIPPFHCPPPDPKAKIKFPSHLQPVFNASSQLTEPVSMLLRALSCKARKVIVIHDSLMGSVIEEARFLSNAESYTFHSVSAFAISLYEWEQEGKLIEENELFPRDTPSLEGCFTDEFADFVDCHYSKYQKFNTGCVYNTCKLVESAYLDFLEKETIKEGIKHWALGPFNPVTIPERSESSKKQHFCLEWLDKQAKNTVIYVSFGTTTTFDDEQIKELAIGLRESKKKFIWVLRDGDKGDVFNGEERRAELPKGYENSVDGIGLVVRDWAPQLEILAHPATGGFMSHCGWNSCMESISMGVPIAAWPMHSDQPRNTVLITEVLKIGIVVKDWAQRDEIVTSKIVGSAVNRLMASTEGDEMRKRAAEMGESVRGSVAEGGVSRMEMESFIAHITR from the coding sequence ATGGCTAACCAACAAGACCCACCAAGCCACGGCATAAATGACCTCACAAAACAAGCACAAGTTGTTGTGGTCATGGTGCCCCTTCCAGCACAAGGCCATCTTAACCAGCTCCTCCAACTCTCTAGGCTCATCCTATCCCACAACATCCCGGTCCACTACGTTGGCGCCACCACCCACAATCGTCAGGCCAAGCAGCGCGTACACGGTTGGGACCCAAACGCCGCTGCAAATATCCATTTCCATGATATCGAAATCCCTCCTTTTCATTGCCCCCCGCCCGATCCAAAAGCCAAAATCAAATTCCCTTCTCACTTACAACCAGTCTTCAACGCCTCATCTCAACTTACCGAGCCTGTTTCTATGCTTTTACGTGCACTTTCTTGCAAAGCAAGAAAGGTTATTGTAATTCATGACTCTTTAATGGGGTCTGTGATTGAAGAAGCTCGTTTCCTCTCGAATGCCGAGTCTTACACTTTCCATAGTGTGTCTGCTTTTGCTATTTCCTTGTATGAATGGGAACAAGAAGGGAAGCTTATAGAGGAAAATGAGTTGTTTCCACGGGATACTCCTTCTCTAGAAGGGTGTTTTACTGATGAGTTTGCGGATTTCGTTGATTGTCATTATAGTAAGTACCAAAAGTTTAACACTGGCTGTGTTTACAACACTTGCAAATTGGTAGAATCTGCTTATTTGGATTTTCTTGAGAAAGAAACAATTAAGGAAGGCATTAAGCATTGGGCACTAGGGCCTTTCAATCCTGTGACAATACCAGAAAGATCAGAAAGCTCAAAAAAGCAGCATTTTTGCTTGGAGTGGCTTGATAAACAAGCAAAAAACACGGTAATTTACGTGTCGTTTGGGACGACGACCACCTTCGATGATGAACAAATCAAGGAGCTGGCAATTGGGttgagagaaagcaagaaaaagtTCATATGGGTTCTAAGAGATGGTGATAAAGGAGATGTTTTCAATGGAGAAGAGAGAAGAGCCGAACTTCCAAAAGGGTATGAGAATTCAGTGGATGGGATAGGACTAGTGGTGAGAGACTGGGCACCCCAACTAGAGATTTTAGCTCACCCGGCAACAGGAGGGTTTATGAGTCATTGTGGATGGAATTCTTGCATGGAAAGCATTAGCATGGGAGTGCCAATTGCAGCTTGGCCTATGCACTCGGATCAACCAAGAAACACAGTTCTAATAACAGAAGTCCTCAAGATTGGAATTGTCGTTAAGGATTGGGCGCAACGAGATGAGATTGTAACATCTAAGATTGTTGGAAGTGCTGTGAATAGGCTAATGGCATCAACAGAAGGTGATGAGATGAGAAAGAGAGCAGCAGAAATGGGGGAGTCCGTGCGAGGATCCGTGGCTGAAGGTGGAGTTTCTCGTATGGAGATGGAATCCTTCATTGCTCATATCACtaggtaa